From the Oncorhynchus nerka isolate Pitt River linkage group LG20, Oner_Uvic_2.0, whole genome shotgun sequence genome, one window contains:
- the LOC115102447 gene encoding C4b-binding protein alpha chain-like isoform X1 yields MLPSKDVCWSLIIGVVQLAFMVLPVQAQECSKPIGKPNMVLTETFITKETFGEGTTASFECEFGYVRAGGSRSVTCTAGVWSTVTLTCTRKSCGHPGEVMNGKYILDEGILFGARAAVTCDTGYMLVGSGVRNCLVEGWDGRVPVCEVVKCGKPPTIVNGGLVIPPDEEYHYRSVVEYSCQKEFTLVGTKSIVCEKDGEFQPAPPECKMVSCPAPVVENGVRIQGRLPPYQHKSFVTYKCNDGYKMMGEASLTCEIEGWSASIPTCKATDGAPDPVPTSPPAANNHTWEIVGGVLGGLGFVCVIGFIVYKYKARARSSYLP; encoded by the exons ATGCTGCCTTCTAAAGACGTCTGTTGGTCCTTGATAATAGGGGTGGTACAACTTGCCTTCATGGTTCTTCCTGTTCAAG CTCAAGAATGCTCCAAACCCATAGGAAAGCCCAACATGGTTTTGACAGAAACCTTCATCACCAAAGAGACATTTGGAGAGGGAACAACCGCAAGTTTTGAGTGTGAATTTGGATATGTCCGTGCAGGAGGGTCTCGATCAGTCACATGTACTGCTGGCGTGTGGAGTACAGTGACACTGACATGCACAA GAAAGTCATGTGGCCACCCAGGAGAAGTGATGAACGGCAAATATATTCTCGATGAAGGCATTCTGTTCGGTGCCAGAGCTGCTGTTACCTGTGACACTGG CTATATGCTTGTGGGCAGCGGTGTAAGGAATTGTTTGGTCGAAGGCTGGGATGGCAGAGTTCCTGTATGTGAAG TGGTGAAGTGTGGAAAGCCCCCCACCATTGTCAACGGTGGACTTGTTATCCCACCTGATGAAGAGTACCACTATAGAAGTGTTGTGGAATATAGCTGTCAGAAGGAGTTCACTCTGGTTGGAACTAAATCCATAGTCTGTGAAAAGGACGGAGAATTCCAGCCAGCTCCACCGGAGTGTAAAA TGGTTTCATGTCCTGCTCCTGTTGTTGAGAATGGCGTTAGGATTCAAGGTCGTCTGCCCCCCTACCAGCACAAGTCTTTTGTGACGTATAAGTGCAACGATGGATATAAGATGATGGGAGAGGCCAGTCTGACATGTGAAATAGAAGGCTGGTCAGCTTCTATTCCCACATGCAAAG CAACAGATGGTGCACCTGATCCTGTTCCCACTAGTCCCCCAGCGGCCAACA ACCACACATGGGAAATAGTAGGGGGTGTTCTAGGTGGACTTG GTTTTGTTTGTGTTATAGGATTTATAGTCTACAAATATAAAGCACG TGCCAGGTCGTCTTACTTGCCTTAG
- the LOC115102447 gene encoding C4b-binding protein alpha chain-like isoform X2: protein MLPSKDVCWSLIIGVVQLAFMVLPVQAQECSKPIGKPNMVLTETFITKETFGEGTTASFECEFGYVRAGGSRSVTCTAGVWSTVTLTCTRKSCGHPGEVMNGKYILDEGILFGARAAVTCDTGYMLVGSGVRNCLVEGWDGRVPVCEVVKCGKPPTIVNGGLVIPPDEEYHYRSVVEYSCQKEFTLVGTKSIVCEKDGEFQPAPPECKMVSCPAPVVENGVRIQGRLPPYQHKSFVTYKCNDGYKMMGEASLTCEIEGWSASIPTCKDGAPDPVPTSPPAANNHTWEIVGGVLGGLGFVCVIGFIVYKYKARARSSYLP, encoded by the exons ATGCTGCCTTCTAAAGACGTCTGTTGGTCCTTGATAATAGGGGTGGTACAACTTGCCTTCATGGTTCTTCCTGTTCAAG CTCAAGAATGCTCCAAACCCATAGGAAAGCCCAACATGGTTTTGACAGAAACCTTCATCACCAAAGAGACATTTGGAGAGGGAACAACCGCAAGTTTTGAGTGTGAATTTGGATATGTCCGTGCAGGAGGGTCTCGATCAGTCACATGTACTGCTGGCGTGTGGAGTACAGTGACACTGACATGCACAA GAAAGTCATGTGGCCACCCAGGAGAAGTGATGAACGGCAAATATATTCTCGATGAAGGCATTCTGTTCGGTGCCAGAGCTGCTGTTACCTGTGACACTGG CTATATGCTTGTGGGCAGCGGTGTAAGGAATTGTTTGGTCGAAGGCTGGGATGGCAGAGTTCCTGTATGTGAAG TGGTGAAGTGTGGAAAGCCCCCCACCATTGTCAACGGTGGACTTGTTATCCCACCTGATGAAGAGTACCACTATAGAAGTGTTGTGGAATATAGCTGTCAGAAGGAGTTCACTCTGGTTGGAACTAAATCCATAGTCTGTGAAAAGGACGGAGAATTCCAGCCAGCTCCACCGGAGTGTAAAA TGGTTTCATGTCCTGCTCCTGTTGTTGAGAATGGCGTTAGGATTCAAGGTCGTCTGCCCCCCTACCAGCACAAGTCTTTTGTGACGTATAAGTGCAACGATGGATATAAGATGATGGGAGAGGCCAGTCTGACATGTGAAATAGAAGGCTGGTCAGCTTCTATTCCCACATGCAAAG ATGGTGCACCTGATCCTGTTCCCACTAGTCCCCCAGCGGCCAACA ACCACACATGGGAAATAGTAGGGGGTGTTCTAGGTGGACTTG GTTTTGTTTGTGTTATAGGATTTATAGTCTACAAATATAAAGCACG TGCCAGGTCGTCTTACTTGCCTTAG